A section of the Thauera chlorobenzoica genome encodes:
- the brxF gene encoding BREX-3 system P-loop-containing protein BrxF has product MSMLAKLERLIGEIGDLNSKLILLVGPSRSGKTQLLRQLSAKLNIEPLNVGLELGRRLAATPNNKRGFSAGELLREIADKERTEDPLLLDNLELLFEPGLQINPLDLVRRLAHSKRVVAVWPGELRGDRLVYADMSHPEHRDYSRDGVVVLEI; this is encoded by the coding sequence ATGAGCATGCTCGCAAAACTCGAACGACTCATCGGCGAAATCGGCGACCTCAACAGCAAGTTGATCCTGCTGGTCGGTCCCAGCCGCAGTGGCAAGACCCAACTGCTGCGCCAACTCAGCGCCAAGCTCAACATCGAGCCGCTCAACGTCGGCCTGGAGTTGGGGCGCCGTTTGGCCGCCACGCCGAATAACAAGCGCGGCTTCTCGGCAGGCGAACTGCTGCGGGAAATTGCGGACAAGGAACGAACTGAAGACCCGCTGCTGCTCGACAACCTCGAGTTGTTGTTCGAGCCGGGCTTGCAGATCAACCCGCTTGACCTCGTCAGGCGGCTGGCTCACTCCAAGCGCGTCGTGGCCGTCTGGCCTGGCGAGCTGCGTGGTGATCGCTTGGTGTACGCCGACATGAGCCATCCAGAACATCGTGACTACAGCCGTGACGGCGTGGTCGTACTCGAAATTTGA
- a CDS encoding WYL domain-containing protein translates to MSNEQLADLTQPQRDRLAFVELRVRFIGEIRRQALVTRFGIQSAAASRDLALYKDLAPGNIDYDAKGKSYVLGPDFRPVFDFPPERVLSWLTQGFGDGEPMRLKAWVASESPSRLTHPDLDVLASVTRAIHQECPLGVEYHSISSGRNEREIVPFALIDNGLRWHVRAFDRKSQEFRDFVITRIKRPMVLKGQPVAPHEASDQDIQWTRIVELELVPHPDQPRPEITEMDYGMRDGLLRMKLRAATAGYILRKWSVDCSPDHSLRGHEYRLWLKDPLAIYGVRNAVLAPGYRSPDQQRLEAESD, encoded by the coding sequence ATGTCGAACGAACAGCTTGCAGATCTAACCCAGCCACAACGCGATCGGCTCGCGTTCGTGGAGTTGCGCGTGCGCTTCATTGGGGAGATACGCCGTCAGGCCCTGGTGACGCGGTTTGGCATCCAGTCCGCCGCTGCTTCAAGGGATCTGGCGCTGTACAAGGACTTGGCCCCCGGCAACATCGACTACGACGCCAAAGGCAAGTCCTACGTCCTGGGGCCGGACTTCCGGCCCGTATTCGACTTTCCCCCAGAGCGTGTGCTGTCGTGGCTGACCCAGGGCTTTGGCGATGGTGAGCCGATGCGGCTCAAGGCGTGGGTGGCCAGTGAGAGTCCATCCCGGCTCACGCACCCGGATCTGGATGTGCTGGCGAGCGTGACCCGTGCGATTCACCAGGAGTGTCCGCTCGGCGTCGAGTACCACTCCATCTCCAGTGGCCGCAATGAGCGGGAGATCGTCCCGTTCGCGCTGATCGACAACGGCCTCCGTTGGCACGTCCGCGCTTTCGACCGGAAGTCCCAGGAGTTCCGGGATTTCGTCATCACCCGGATCAAGCGCCCCATGGTGCTCAAGGGGCAGCCAGTGGCGCCCCACGAGGCGAGCGATCAAGACATTCAGTGGACCCGGATCGTCGAGCTGGAGTTGGTGCCGCACCCGGATCAACCCCGGCCGGAGATCACCGAAATGGATTACGGCATGCGCGACGGCCTGCTGCGGATGAAGCTGCGCGCCGCCACGGCCGGATACATCCTGCGCAAATGGAGTGTGGACTGCTCCCCGGACCACAGCCTGCGCGGCCATGAGTACCGGCTTTGGTTGAAAGACCCCCTTGCCATCTACGGTGTGCGCAATGCCGTGCTGGCGCCGGGTTACCGCTCCCCCGATCAACAGCGGCTTGAAGCCGAGTCGGACTGA
- a CDS encoding LysR family transcriptional regulator gives MELRHLRCFTVLAEELHFTRAAERLHIEQSPLSRTIKELEEDLGVLLFDRDRRGTKLTQAGSVFLQDVRRVFTTLEQARENVRAIAAGYHGSLRIAVSDGAAGPKLSAFLARCREDLPEVEVRISETPLSEQCHGLRNGSLHLGFAYADEVGVDIIAEPIWQEPLVLAIPSRHPLLAFKSVPLEELARYPLLMCDTNECESFNRALQRILRKIDVEPIVAETVISRDMMFTLVAAGYGIGFTTATKLAVCGHLDVISRPLDTDAAFITTYLLRSESSSTPTYLDEFVARLHALTETEDDTSAPGTSAL, from the coding sequence ATGGAGCTGCGACACCTTCGGTGCTTTACTGTTCTGGCTGAGGAACTTCATTTCACCCGGGCCGCCGAACGGTTGCATATTGAACAATCCCCTCTGTCCCGCACCATCAAGGAGCTGGAAGAGGATTTGGGCGTTTTACTATTTGATCGAGACCGGCGCGGCACCAAGTTGACCCAAGCAGGCTCCGTTTTTCTACAAGATGTTCGTCGGGTCTTTACGACGCTGGAACAAGCGCGAGAAAACGTCCGGGCCATAGCAGCCGGATATCACGGCTCTTTGCGCATAGCAGTCTCTGACGGAGCCGCAGGCCCAAAATTGTCCGCATTCCTTGCTCGCTGTCGCGAGGATTTGCCAGAAGTGGAAGTCCGCATCAGCGAAACACCTCTCTCTGAACAGTGCCATGGATTGCGCAATGGGAGTTTACATCTGGGATTTGCTTATGCGGATGAAGTTGGCGTGGATATTATTGCCGAACCGATTTGGCAAGAGCCGCTGGTGCTGGCTATTCCGTCCCGCCATCCTTTGCTTGCGTTCAAGAGCGTACCTCTTGAGGAGTTGGCTCGCTATCCGTTGCTAATGTGCGATACGAACGAATGTGAAAGCTTCAATCGCGCACTTCAACGTATTCTGCGCAAGATTGATGTAGAGCCTATTGTTGCTGAAACCGTGATATCCAGGGACATGATGTTCACTTTGGTTGCCGCCGGTTATGGCATCGGCTTCACCACAGCAACCAAGCTTGCCGTTTGCGGGCATCTCGACGTCATTTCTCGGCCTTTGGATACAGACGCCGCTTTCATCACGACATACCTGCTGCGTTCCGAAAGCAGCAGCACTCCGACCTATCTGGATGAATTTGTCGCTCGTCTTCATGCACTTACTGAGACTGAGGACGACACAAGTGCCCCTGGAACTTCTGCGCTCTAG
- a CDS encoding helix-turn-helix domain-containing protein — protein MHALSTGAVGRETNASSYQELNLTWFRLGCRTTLLLMQKHTVKRGRPAGSTTFQAEPAIAFGQAVRALRAERGIAQEEMAALASIERSHMGKIERGEHMPTLALILKIAAALDVSAADLMAVTESNLRSKTEN, from the coding sequence ATGCATGCCCTCTCAACGGGTGCGGTTGGTCGAGAAACTAACGCCTCATCTTATCAAGAGTTAAATTTAACGTGGTTTAGATTGGGCTGCCGAACGACGCTTTTGCTGATGCAAAAGCACACAGTCAAGCGAGGTCGCCCCGCCGGATCAACCACCTTCCAAGCAGAGCCTGCGATCGCTTTTGGTCAGGCCGTTCGAGCATTGCGAGCAGAGCGAGGTATTGCCCAGGAAGAGATGGCAGCCTTGGCTAGTATCGAGCGTTCTCACATGGGGAAGATCGAGCGTGGAGAGCACATGCCGACGCTTGCATTGATATTGAAGATCGCGGCGGCGTTGGATGTTTCGGCTGCTGACTTGATGGCTGTGACCGAATCGAATCTTCGTTCAAAGACGGAAAACTAG
- a CDS encoding substrate-binding domain-containing protein gives MSASKPATVIKLAVTEGVPSASLAKLLAWQRAEEPQTPVEPLLVSAGESLSGLQDGRYDLGISLQENVPLPLHGLPLWRANLAVALPPQSPLASHKPIALDELIDVSLLRWQGEPCAALDERISMARRRFSIQVVTSFEMMVMMVVAGLGVGISTHSRITQAQAWGICLRPLADGPYEVVAHLLRPTGHLHPTTERFVQRVLRVAVNV, from the coding sequence ATGTCCGCTTCCAAGCCAGCCACAGTCATCAAGCTTGCTGTCACTGAGGGAGTGCCTTCTGCCAGCCTGGCCAAGCTGTTGGCATGGCAACGTGCTGAGGAGCCTCAAACGCCTGTCGAACCTCTTTTGGTATCGGCGGGTGAGTCGCTTTCAGGACTTCAAGATGGTCGCTACGATCTCGGGATCTCCCTGCAGGAGAATGTGCCGTTACCGCTACACGGACTGCCGCTGTGGCGTGCCAACCTGGCTGTGGCACTGCCTCCTCAATCCCCCCTGGCGAGTCACAAGCCTATCGCGCTGGATGAACTGATCGATGTTTCTTTGCTGCGCTGGCAGGGCGAGCCGTGCGCAGCTTTGGATGAGCGAATTTCTATGGCCAGAAGGAGGTTCTCCATCCAGGTCGTCACCTCATTCGAGATGATGGTCATGATGGTTGTGGCAGGACTCGGTGTGGGGATTTCCACTCATTCGCGCATCACCCAGGCGCAGGCGTGGGGAATCTGCCTGCGCCCATTGGCGGATGGGCCCTATGAGGTCGTGGCCCACTTGCTCAGGCCCACCGGACATCTCCATCCAACGACAGAGCGATTCGTACAGAGGGTGCTTCGGGTGGCAGTGAACGTCTGA
- a CDS encoding tyrosine-type recombinase/integrase: MLTDMMARQAKATGKPYTIADFDGLSLFVSANGAKLWHFRYTWVGQRARISLGSYPELSLREARNLRDEARALLAKGINPRSDRKQKRQAIKLAGENTFMAVYEKWLEHRQLTLEEGRQSSLDQIRRAFKNDVFPHLKRLTIYEITRPLLLEVIARIEKRGSLSVAEKMRTWLKQLFDYAMVVIPSMETHPATDLHVVAIPLPPVEHNPFLRMAELPLFLQGLRKYRGMLKTQLAIRLLLLTGVRTGELRLATPEQFDLDRGLWIIPVLSLKQRKMLTRKKRKRVTDIPPYIVPLSVQAVEIVRHMLDDFKPAQKYLFSGVKRVTDRMSENTVNFAIKGLGYDGRLTGHGIRATISTALNELGYPKVWVDSQLSHADPNRISATYNHAEYVEQRRVMMQDWADRLDLFEQGQVQVASMHLTIHLQGLPTIAGQQTTPLPTPGQHAPIMLVAPNGQEMPTEASPTQRLSAVKTPEYAQPKMSDLQREHLKLLDIFEGPDNLVVADYAKLVGKSRRWITYEIQAGNLLSIQLGNKGQRVPVWQLEPLKRQLIQCILRQTPRGVDTWEIYHALQRPHESLGNLSPLDAVTHGNMATAVRVVLEQCLQQDALPAPEDYQTQVQQSVQRLVQNAIVANAQ, translated from the coding sequence ATGCTCACCGACATGATGGCTCGGCAGGCCAAGGCCACCGGCAAGCCCTACACCATCGCAGACTTCGACGGCCTCTCACTCTTCGTATCGGCCAACGGTGCCAAACTCTGGCACTTTCGGTACACATGGGTTGGCCAGCGCGCTCGCATCTCTTTGGGTAGCTATCCCGAGCTGTCGCTGCGTGAAGCCCGTAATTTGCGGGACGAAGCGCGTGCCTTGCTTGCCAAGGGCATCAACCCCCGTAGCGACCGCAAGCAAAAGCGCCAAGCCATCAAGCTGGCAGGCGAAAACACCTTCATGGCGGTCTATGAGAAGTGGCTGGAGCATAGGCAGCTCACCCTTGAAGAGGGCCGTCAAAGCTCGCTCGATCAGATCCGCCGCGCCTTCAAGAACGATGTCTTCCCGCACTTGAAGCGGCTGACCATATACGAGATCACCCGCCCGCTGCTGCTGGAAGTCATCGCCCGCATCGAAAAGCGGGGCTCGCTGTCTGTCGCGGAAAAAATGCGCACCTGGCTCAAGCAGTTGTTCGATTACGCCATGGTCGTGATCCCGTCCATGGAAACCCACCCGGCTACCGACCTGCATGTGGTGGCCATCCCGCTGCCGCCGGTCGAGCACAACCCCTTCCTGCGCATGGCCGAGCTGCCGTTGTTCCTGCAGGGGCTGCGCAAATACCGGGGCATGCTGAAGACGCAACTGGCGATCCGGCTGCTATTGCTGACCGGCGTCCGTACCGGCGAGCTGCGTCTGGCAACTCCCGAACAGTTCGATCTCGATCGGGGGCTGTGGATCATCCCGGTGCTGTCGCTGAAGCAGCGCAAGATGCTCACGCGCAAGAAGCGCAAGCGCGTCACCGACATCCCGCCGTACATCGTCCCGCTCTCCGTCCAGGCGGTGGAGATCGTTCGGCACATGCTGGATGACTTCAAGCCTGCCCAGAAATACCTGTTCTCTGGCGTCAAGCGCGTCACGGACCGCATGAGCGAGAACACCGTGAATTTTGCGATCAAGGGTCTGGGTTACGACGGCAGGCTGACCGGTCATGGCATCCGGGCCACGATTTCGACAGCGCTCAACGAGCTGGGATATCCGAAGGTATGGGTGGACTCGCAACTGTCCCACGCTGACCCCAATCGCATCAGTGCCACCTACAACCATGCGGAGTACGTTGAACAGCGGCGGGTGATGATGCAGGACTGGGCCGACCGCCTCGACTTGTTCGAGCAAGGCCAAGTACAGGTCGCCAGCATGCACCTGACGATTCACTTGCAAGGGCTGCCGACGATCGCCGGGCAGCAGACCACGCCACTGCCAACGCCGGGGCAGCACGCCCCGATCATGCTGGTTGCGCCCAATGGGCAGGAAATGCCGACGGAAGCAAGTCCAACCCAACGGCTGTCTGCCGTGAAGACGCCGGAATACGCGCAGCCCAAGATGTCCGATCTGCAACGTGAACATTTGAAGCTACTGGACATCTTCGAGGGGCCGGACAACCTGGTGGTGGCGGACTACGCCAAGCTGGTCGGTAAATCGCGGCGCTGGATCACCTACGAAATTCAGGCAGGCAACCTACTGTCCATCCAGTTGGGCAACAAGGGGCAGCGCGTTCCGGTCTGGCAGCTTGAGCCGCTCAAGCGCCAACTGATCCAATGCATTCTTCGGCAAACCCCGCGCGGCGTGGACACCTGGGAGATCTATCATGCCTTGCAGCGTCCCCATGAATCGCTTGGCAACCTCTCGCCGCTCGATGCGGTGACGCACGGAAACATGGCGACCGCGGTGCGCGTCGTGCTCGAACAATGCTTGCAGCAGGATGCGCTACCAGCGCCTGAGGACTATCAGACTCAGGTCCAGCAAAGCGTGCAGCGGCTGGTTCAAAATGCCATCGTGGCAAATGCCCAATAA